The sequence TCCTTCCCCGATTGGTCCGACCCCACCGGCGCGCTCGGCGCTTTTCAGCAGGGTGATGATTTCGCTGCCTATCCAGCGCCAGCCTTCCTTCCATTCCGCGGTCGGAGCCAGTTGGCCCTGCCGCTGGAGCTGGCGGATCGCCTGGACGATCCGGGTGCCCCAGTAGGTCGGGGTCCAGTGCAGGGGTTTTTCCTGGCGTGCCAGTCCTTCGGCTTCCAGCTCCAGCAGCAACGGTTACTCGGTCGGATCGACCAGCGTATGGGCCTGCCGGCCTTCCTGATCGGCCAGCAGGAGATCGAGCATTTGGGCGTGTTCGCGGGTAATAATCACTGGTGGATTCTCCTTGTTGTTGAATTTCTGATGCTGGCGTAACGTGGTGACCCTTGGAGAGAAATTCAAGGGCGGGAATAAAAAAGGGCAGTCAAAGACTGCCCTCGGGTGCTGGTGTGGGGATGGTTACTCGTCGCCCGCCAGAAAGCCCAGGATGTGAAGCAGGCTGGTGAACAGGTTGTAGATGGCCACGTACAGGGTCACGGTGGCGAGGATGTAGTTGGTTTCGCCGCCGTGGACGATCTGGCTGGTTTCGAACAGGATCAGCCCGGCCATCAGCACCATGAACATGGCCGACACCGCCAGAGCCAGCCCCGGCAGGTGGAAGAAGATCGCCCCCAGGCCTGCGAGGAAGGCGACCAGAATGCCGGCGAACAGGAAACCGCCCAGGAAACTGAAGTCCCGACGCGATACCAGCGCGTAGCCCGACATGCCGAGAAAGATCAGCCCGGTGCCGCCCAGGGCCGTCATCACGATCTGATGGCCGTTGGGAATGAATTTCAGGTACAGGCTCAGGATCGGTCCCAGGGTCATGCCCATGAAGCCGGTGAGCAGGAACACGAACAGCAGGCCCCAGGCGCTGTTGCTGAACTTCTGGGTCAGAAACAGCAGGCCGAAATATCCCACCAGGGTGACGATCAGGCCCGGATGGGGCAGGTTCAGGGCCATCGACAGCCAGGCGGTGAAGGCGCTGAACAACAGGGTCATCGCCAGCAGGGCGTAGGTGTTGCGCAGCACTTTGTTGGTTTGCAGAACCCCGACCTGGGGTTGGCGCATGACGCGGACTCGACTCATGAATGGATCCTCCAAAAAAAATGTTGTGATATCGAATATCGGACCTGTAAAGCGTAGCGAAGTTGCCCGCGGATTGATAGTCGTCCGCGCCAGGGCAATCGCATGAACGCTACGTCCATCCAAGCAACTGAGCCCGATAGTGGTCACTGGAGGCGGCCAGGAGCCGTCTTGCCTTGATACCCCCGCGGCGTTTGGTGTGGTCGAGGCGAAAGAGATTGAGCACCATCTGTTTGAGCAGCGCCAGGTTATGAGCCGCATGTCGGGTTCGAAGGCGCACCTGATCATCGTTGAATACGACATCCATACACCAGTGAAGCGGGTTCTCCACCGCCCAATGCTGGCGCACCGCCGAGGCCAGCCGTTCGGCATCGGCAGGCAGGCTGCTGATGTAGAAACGCCGTTCCCGGGTGGTTTTGCCGGCGACGGTGCGTTCGGACTCGACCACGGCAAAGCAGGCCAGATCCGGCCAGCGCTGGGGCCGGTCCAGGCTGTCGAGCTGGTCGAACACATAGCAGCGGCGCACTTCCAGGCGACCATGCGCCCTGTCGACCGTCTCGCATTGCTGATGCGGGGTTTTGTCCGGCGCGTCCTGGAAGGCCTGGAAGAAATCCCGGATCGATTCGGCCAGACCTTTCTGGTTGTCCTTGACCGCCAGTACATAGTCGGCCCCCCCGGTCACGGATGGCCTTGGCAATCTTGGGATCGGTCCCCATGGCATCGAGGGTCACCACGCATCCTTTCAAGGCCAGGGTCTCCAGCAGGGCGGGAATGGCCGTCTTCTCGTTGGATTTGTCGGCCACCGCCTCTTGACCGACCACCAACCGGTACTGAGCCGCAAAGGCACTGACCAGATGCAGGGGATCCTGCCCCTTGGACCGGCTACGCCGACTGGTCTTGCCGTCGATGGCGATCACCTGACCTTCCAATGCCGGAACCACGCTCACCGCCCAGCGCTGGAAGGCCGATCCGAACGCTTCCGGATCGATCATCGCCAAAATCCGCCCCAGGGTGTCGTGGGACGGAATCCCATGCGGCAAGGGCACATATCGACGCAGCCAATCCAGCTTCTCCCTGGCCCAAAGTTCAACCTCCACCAACGTATCGGCACCGCAGATCACCGCGCACACCACAACCACCAGCACTTCCACCAGATCGTAGGTTACCTTCGATGATTGTCGCGGGTCCGGAATCGATACGAACACCTCGCTCAGCGCCAGGGGCTTTTCCAACATTTGTGCCTCCCACAAAAAGCATGCTCCTCAGAGAAGAGGTCTCTAATCTGCTGCAAGTCAATCGAATCTTAAACCATCGTCTTCGTGGGGTATATTCATGCGATTGCCCTGTCGTCCGCGCCGTCTTGCAAATCGGTTTCCAGACCAGGATAATACGACGCTTTCCTGCAGGCGCGATGCCGGCACATGAACGATTCCATGGTGGGCCGCGTCGGTCCCCCCGCAACGATAGGCTGTGAACCCCGCCAGGCCCGGAAGGGAGCAACGGTAGCAGCTGATTCGTGTGCCGGGGTGTGGCTGGCGCGGCCCGCCGCCTTTATCTTCCCGGTTGCTCCATGAGCTATCTGGCCCTGGCCCGCAAGTGGCGTCCCAAGCGTTTTTCCGAAATCACCGGTCAATCCCACGTGGTCAAGGTGCTGCAGGGGGCGCTGATCCACGACCGCATCCACCACGCCTATCTCTTCACCGGCACCCGCGGGGTGGGCAAGACCACCCTGGCGCGCATTTTCGCCAAGGCCCTCAACTGTGACCAGGTCAGCGACGGCGAGCCCTGCGGCCGCTGCCAGACCTGCCGGGAGGTGGACGAAGGCCGCTTCGCCGATCTGATCGAAGTGGACGCCGCTTCCCGCACCCGGGTGGAGGACACCCGGGAACTGCTGGAGAACGCCCAGTTCGCACCCACGGCGGGGCGCTATAAGATCTATCTGATCGACGAAGTCCACATGCTCTCCGGACACAGTTTCAACGCCCTGCTCAAGACCCTGGAGGAGCCGCCGCCCCACGTCAAATTCCTGCTGGCGACCACCGATCCGCAGAAGATACCGGTCACGGTGCTGTCGCGCTGCCTGCAGTTCAACCTGACCCGCTTGAGTCCGGCCCAGATCGAGCGGCGGCTGGCGGAGATCCTGGCGGCCGAGCGCGTGCCCTACGAGGCGGAGGCGCTGAAGCTGCTGGCCCAGGCTGCCGACGGCAGCCTGCGCGACGCCCTCAGCCTGCTGGACCAGGCCATCGTCTATGGAGACGAGGCGGTGCGCGGGGCTGCGGTGGCGGAAATGCTCGGCGGGGTGACCCGTCGCGCCGTCCAGGGGGTGGTGGAGGCGCTGGCGGCCGCGGACGCCAGGGCGGTGATGGCCGAGGTCGGGCGACTGGCCGAACAGGCCGCCGACTTCGGGGAAGTGCTCAAGACCCTGTTGAGTCTGCTGCACCGCATCGCTCTGGCCCAGCAGCTGCCGGAAACGGTGGACCAGGACGAAGCCCGCGACTGGCTGCTGGCCCAGGCGCAGGCGTTGAGCCCGGAGGACGTGCAGCTGTATTACCAGATCGGGCTTCTGGGCCAGAAGGACCTGCCCTGGGCGCCGGATCCCCGCACCGGCTTGGAGATGACGCTGCTGCGGATGCTGGCGTTTCGGCCGGCAGCGCCGGGGGCGGCGCCCGCCATGCCGGTGAGGAAGCCGGCCGCGGTGGCGGAGGAGCCGGCGGTGCAGGAAGAAACGCCCATGCCCACGCCGGAAGCGCTCCCCGCTTGGAACGACCTGGTCCAGCGGATGCGTCTGCCGGGGATGGTCCAGGAACTCGCCCACCACTGCGTGCTCGAAAAGCTGGAAGGCGACCGCTGCGAGCTGGTGCTCGAGCCAGCCTTCGAACATCTTGCCGGCGACCGCCTCAAGGCCCGGCTGGCGGAAGCACTGGCGGCAGCGCTCAAGCGGCCGGTGAAGCTGGCGATCCGCATCGGTGAGGTGAACCAGGAAACCCCGGCGGCCGCGCGGGAGCGGGAGCAGGCGGCGAGGCAGCAGGCGGCGGAGCAGGCGATCGCCGGAGACGAGACGGTCAAGCTGATCGAGGAAACCTTCGATGCCCGCATCGTGCCGGGTTCGGTTCGGCCGCGGAAAGATTGAGAAATTGAGGAGGTAGCGATGAAAAATCCCCTAGGCGCCTTGATGCAGCAAGCGCAGGAAATGCAGGAGAAGTTCAAGCAGCTCCAGGAAGAACTGGAGCAGGCCGAGGTGGCAGGCGAGGCCGGCGGCGGCCTGGTGAAGGTGGTGATGAGCGGCAAGCGCGAAGTGCTGCGCCTGTCCATTGATCCCAGTCTGTTCAAGGAGGAGGAAAAGGAGATCCTCGAGGATCTGGTGGCGGCGGCGGTCAACGACGCCGTCCACAAGGTGGAGCGGATGAAGCAGGAGAAGATGGCCGAGCTGGCCGGTGGCATGCAGCTTCCGGGCGGGATGCAGCTGCCCTTCTGAGATGGACCGCGGCGACAGCCTTCAGCGCCTGATGGAAGCCTTGCGCTGTCTTCCGGGGGTCGGTCCGCGCGGCGCCCAGCGCATGGCCTTTCACCTGCTGCAGCAGGACCGCGACGGCGCCCGCCGGCTGCACCAGTGTCTCGGCGAGGCGCTGGAGAAGATCCGCCGCTGCCGGGTGTGCCGCACCCTGACGGAGGAGGAAGTCTGCAGCCGTTGCCGCGATCCGCGCCGCGATCGCAGCCTGCTGTGCGTGGTGGAGACCCCCGCCGACGTCCTGGCCGTTGACCAGGCCACCGTGTTCCAGGGGCTGTTCTTCGTGCTCCACGGCCATCTGTCGCCGCTCGACGGCGTCGGTCCCGAGGATCTGGGGCTGGACCGTCTGGAACGGCGTCTGGGCGAAGGCGAGGTGAAGGAGGTGATCCTGGCCACCAATTCCACCGTCGAGGGCGAGGCCACCGCCCATTACGTCGCCGAACTGGCGCGCCGCCACGGAATCGCCGTCAGCCGCATCGCCCACGGCGTGCCGGTGGGCGGAGAACTGGAATACCTGGACGCCAACACCCTGGCTTACGCCTTCGAGGGACGGCGGCGGTTCTAGCCCGGTGCTTTCAGGAAATCTCAGGCAGTTTCCCCAGCAGCTTCAGATAGCGCCGGTAGCGCGCCTGACTGATCTCTCCCTGTTCCACGGCCTTGCGCACCGCGCACCCCAGATCGTCCACGTGACGGCAGTCGTTGAAACGGCAGCGGGGGATGTAGGGGCGAAACTCCCGGTAGCCGTGGGCCAGCTGACGGAAGTCGATGCCGGCCAGACCGAAGACAGCCACCCCCGGGGTATCGATGAGGATGCCACCCTCGGGCAGATGGAACAGCATCGCCGTGGTGGTGGTGTGGCGGCCGCGGCGGGTGGTGGCCGACAGTTCGCCGATGCGCACGTCGCGATCAGGAATCAGGGTCCGCAGCAGTGAGGATTTGCCGACGCCGGACTGGCCGGCGAACATTGATGCCTTGTCTTTCAGGGCGTCCCGCAGAGCGGTGATGCCAAGGCCGGTCTTGGCGCTGACTTCAAGGACGGGATAGAGCGCCCGGTAGGGGGCGAGATCGTCGTTGAGCCGCTGGCGGCGGGCAGGATCAAGCAGGTCGATCTTGTTGACCACGATCAGGGGCGTCAGGTCGTGGTTTTCGCACACCACCAGGTACTGATCCACCAGCAGCAGATCGTAAGGGGGTTCGGGGGCGATGACGATGAGGACCTGATCGAGGTTGGCCGCTACCGGCCGCAAGCGGCCGCCGCGGCCGGGCCGGGTCAGCAGGGTCTTGCGCGGCAGAACCTCGACGATACGGCCGTGGCCGGGATCGGTCTGCTCCCAGCGCACCCGGTCGCCCACGCAGGGGACCGGCACGCGCCGCAGGGCATGGCAGAGGAAAATGTCCCCCTGTTCGTCCTCGACGGCCCAGCCCCTGCCATAGTGGGCGACGACCAGGCCGCTGCGCAGGGGGACGCTCACGCCGCCACGGTTTCCCGTTTGCCGCCAGCCCGTTTCAGGTGTGCGATGCGGATCGCCGCCGGCGGATGACTGTAGTGGAAGGCGGCGTACAGCGGATCGGGCGTCAGGGTGGCGGCGTTGTCACGATAGAGTTTCACCAGCGACCGCACCAGCGGATCGGCGCCGGTGAGGGCGGCGGCGAATTCGTCGGCCTCGAACTCGTACTTGCGCTGGATCCATGCCAGCACCGGCTGCAGGAAGGTACTGAACACCGGCAGGATCAGCATGAACAACAGCAGGGCGGTGGCGTTGGAGGGGCGCGAAACCCCAAGGCCCTCGTAGAACCAGGGCTGCTGGGCCAGCCAGCCGAGCAGGGCCAGTCCTGCGAAACTGAGGACCGCGCTGGTGAGCAGCATCTTGATCACGTGCCTGCGCTTGAAGTGGCCCAGTTCGTGGGCCAGCACCGCTTCCAGTTCCTCCGGTTCCAGCGCCTCCATCAGGGTGTCGAAGAAGACGATGCGCTTGTTGCTCCCCAGGCCGGTGAAATAGGCGTTGCCGTGGCCGCTGCGGCGCGAGCCGTCCATGACGAAGATGCCCTGGCTCTTGAAGCCGCAGCGCTGCAGCAGGCGCTGGATGCGCGCGCGCAGCTGGGCGTCTTCCAACGGCGTGAACTTGTTGAACAGGGGGGCGATGAGGGTGGGATAAGCCCAGCTCATCAGCAGTGAGAATCCCATCAGGATGGCCCAGGCGATCACCCACCACCAGGGGCCGGCGCTTTCCATCACCCACAGGATCAGGGCCAGGAGCGGTGCTCCGATGGCCAGCGAGAGCGCTCCCTGGAGCAGCAGGTCCTTGACGAACTGGGCCGGGGTGGTGCGGTTGAAGCTGAATTTCTCCTCCACCACGAAGGTCTGATAGATCGACAGCGGCAGCTCCGCCAGGCTCATGAGCAGCATCACCGTCAGGATCAGAGTGACGCCGTGGGAGATGGGGCCGAGATCGAAGCGGTCGAGCCCGTGATCGATGGCGTCGATGCCGCCGCCGAGGGTGAAGATCAGCAGCAGGACCGCGTTCCAGGCGCGGCCGGCCTCGATGACCTTGAGTTTGGCCAGGGTGTAGTCGGCAGCCTTGCGATGCGTTTCCGGGGTGATGACGCCGCTGAATTCCTCGGGAACCCGGTCGCGATGGGTGCGCACGTGATGGGCGTGGCGCTTGGCAAGCCAGAATTCCAGGGCCAGGGAGGCGAACAGGGCAGCGAGAAAAATCAGCGTGAACGTGTTCATGTCGGGGACCGCACAAGTGGCTAACGAGTGCCAAAGCTTAGCCTCTGCTACAATCGCTGACAAGCGACAGACCATAAGGATACCGACTTCATGAGCGACAGCCCTGAAAACCTCAACCTCATCTGGATCGACCTGGAGATGACTGGTCTCGATCCCGACCATGACGTCATCATCGAAATCGCCACCGTCGTCACCGACAAGGATCTCAACGTGCTCGCCACCGGCCCGGTGATCGCGATCCACCAGCCGGAGGAACGGCTGGCGGCGATGGACAAGTGGAATCAGGAGCATCACGGGGCCTCCGGCCTGATCGAGCGGGTGCGCAGGAGCCAGGTGCGGGAACGCGAGGCCGAGCGTCAGACCCTCGAATTCCTCAAGCGCTGGGTGCCGCCGGGCGAATCCCCCATGTGCGGCAACAGCGTGTGTCAGGACCGCCGTTTCCTGGCCCGCTGGATGCCGAACCTGGAAGCCTATTTTCATTACCGCAACCTTGACGTCTCCACCCTCAAGGAGCTGGTGCGCCGCTGGGCGCCTGATCTGAAGGAGGGATTCAAAAAGAAGAACGCCCACGAAGCCCTGGCTGATATCCTCGAGTCCATCGAGGAGCTGAAGTACTACCGCGAGCACTTCATAAAATATTGATTGCACAGAACTTGTACGGTTTTTCCGCGTCCAATCCCAGAGTGTTATAATTCCCTGATTTGTTCTGATTGGAGGCGTCATGTCCAAGCGTACTTTTACATTGGAATATTGGCGTGACGAGGGTTGGTACGTGGGTCGTTTGAAAGAGGTGCCCGGCGTGTTCAGTCAGGGGGCCACGCTTGAAGAGCTGGAAGAGAATCTCCAGGAGGCCTATCGCCTGATGCTGGAAGAAGATGCCGCCTCCCAGGATCTTCCGCCCATGGAGACCAAGGAAGTCGTCCTGGATGTGGCGTGAAGCGTGAGCAGTTCATCCGCGAACTGGAAGCTGCAGGATGCCGACTGAAACGGCATGGCAGCAGACACGACCTCTACGTCAATCCTCGAAACGGGAAACAGGCGCCCGTACCCAGGCATCGGGAGATCAAAAACACCCTGTGCCGCCTGATCAGACAGCAATTGGGAATCTGAAAGTCATATGAGCGAATTCGCCAAGGAAATCCTGCCCGTCTCCCTCGAAGAGGAGATGAAACAGTCCTATCTCGATTACGCCATGAGCGTGATCGTGGGGCGGGCCCTGCCCGACGTGCGCGACGGCCTCAAGCCGGTGCACCGGCGGGTGCTGTACTCCATGCACGAGTTGGGCAACGATTGGAACAAGCCCTACAAGAAGTCCGCCCGCGTGGTCGGGGACGTGATCGGTAAGTATCACCCCCACGGCGACTCGGCGGTGTACGACACCATCGTGCGCATGGCCCAGCCGTTCTCGATGCGCTACGTGCTCATCGACGGTCAGGGCAACTTCGGCTCGGTGGACGGCGACCCGCCGGCGGCGATGCGCTACACCGAGGTGCGCATGGCCCGCATCGCCCACGAGCTGCTGGCCGATCTCGACAAGGAGACGGTGGATTTCGTCCCCAATTACGACGAATCCGAGTCGGAACCTGCGGTGTTGCCCGCCAAGGTGCCCAACCTGCTGGTGAACGGTTCGGCCGGGATCGCGGTGGGGATGGCCACCAACATCCCGCCCCACAACCTGACCGAGGTCATCAACGGGACCCTGGCGCTGATCGACGACCCGGACATCACCATCGACGGCTTGATGGCCCACATCCCCGGGCCGGATTTCCCCACCGGCGCCATCATCAACGGCGCCAAGGGCATCCGCCAGGCCTACGAAACCGGCCGCGGCCGCATCTATCTGCGGGCCTGTTCCCACGTGGAGACGGCCGGCGGCAGCGGCCGCCAGAGCATCGTGGTCACCGAGCTGCCCTATCAGGTCAACAAGGCCCGCCTGATCGAGAAGATCGCCAGCCTGGTCAAGGAAGGCAAGCTGGAAGGGATCGCCGCCCTGCGCGACGAGTCCGACAAGGACGGCATGCGCATGGTCATCGAGCTCAAGCGCGGCGAGCAGCCCGACGTCATTCTCAACAATCTCTACCAGCACACCCAGCTGCAGAACGTCTTCGGCATCAACATGGTGGCGCTGGTGGACGGGCGGCCCCGCTGTCTCAACCTCAAGGAAATCCTCGAGGCCTTCGTCGATCACCGCCGTGAGGTGGTGACCCGCCGCACCCTCTACGAACTGCGCAAGGCCCGCGAGCGGGTTCATGTACTGGAAGGGTTGGCGGTGGCCCTGGCCAACATCGACGAGATGATCGAGCTGATCAAATCCTCGCCGAGCCCTGTCGAAGCCAAGGAGGCGATGCTGGCCCGTGTCTGGAAACCGGGGGTGGTGCAGGCTTACCTGGAGCGGGCCGGCGCCGACCGCACCCGGCCCGAAGGGTTGGCGCCGGAGTATGGGCTCGGTCCCGACGGTTACCGGCTGTCGCCGGTGCAGGCCCAGGCGATCCTCGACCTGCGTCTGCACCGCCTCACCGGCCTGGAGCAGGACAAGATCGTCAAGGAATACGAGGACCTTTTGGCCAGGATCGACGAGCTGCTGGCCATCCTCGGCAGCGACAGGCGCCTGCTGGAAGTGATCCGCGAGGAACTGATCGCCCTGCGCGACCAGTTCGGCGACGCGCGCCGCACCGAGATCTACCAGGAGGAGCGCAGCCTCTCGCGCGAGGACCTGATCTCTGAGGAAGCGGTGGTGGTGACCCTGACCCACGCCGGCTACGCCAAGGCCCAACCCCTGTCGGAATACCGCGCCCAGCGCCGCGGCGGGCGGGGCAAGGCGGCGGCGGCCACCAAGGAGGAGGATTTTGTCGAAAAGCTCCTTGTGGCCAACACCCATGACACGCTGTTGTGCTTCTCCAGCCAGGGCAAGGTCTACGGTCTCAAGGTCTACGAACTGCCGATGGCCGGCCGCACCTCGCGCGGCAAGCCCATCGTCAACCTGCTGCCCCTGGAGGAGAACGAGCGCATCAACGCCGTGCTGCCGGTGCGCGACTTTGCCGCCGGTAGCTTCATATTCATGGCCACCGCTGCGGGCGTGGTGAAGAAGACCCCGTTGAAGGAATTCGAGAACCTGCGCAGCAACGGCAAGATCGCCATCGATCTCAAGCCGGGGGATGTGCTGGTCAAGGCCGATCTCACCGACGGCAGTCAGGACGTGATGTTGTTCTCCAGCGGCGGCAAGGCGGTGTGCTTCAACGAGGCCGAGGTCCGCTCCATGGGGCGGACCGCCGGTGGGGTGCGGGGCATGAAGCTGCCGGAGGGCGACCGGGTGATCGCCATGATCATCGGCACCGAAGGCACGGTGCTGACGGTGACCGAGAACGGTTACGGCAAGCGCACCCGCCTCGACGAATTTCCGCGCCACAAGCGCGGCGGCCAGGGAGTCATCGCCATCCAGCCGTCGGAGCGCAACGGCCGGCTGGTGGGGGCGGTGCTGGTTCACGACGACGACGAAATCATGCTGATCACCACCGGCGGCACCCTGGTGCGCACCCGGGTGCGGGAAATCCCCGTACTGGGGCGCAACACCCAGGGGGTGCGCATCATCCGCCTGGGCAAGGGGGAGAAGCTGGTGGGGGTCGACCGGATCGAACAATGGGAGGAAGAAGAATAAATGCGCGTCTATAACTTCAGCGCCGGCCCGTCCATGCTGCCGGAGGCGGTTCTGCAGCGGGCCCGGGAGGAAATGCTCGACTGGCAGG comes from Methylomarinovum caldicuralii and encodes:
- a CDS encoding Bax inhibitor-1/YccA family protein, whose translation is MSRVRVMRQPQVGVLQTNKVLRNTYALLAMTLLFSAFTAWLSMALNLPHPGLIVTLVGYFGLLFLTQKFSNSAWGLLFVFLLTGFMGMTLGPILSLYLKFIPNGHQIVMTALGGTGLIFLGMSGYALVSRRDFSFLGGFLFAGILVAFLAGLGAIFFHLPGLALAVSAMFMVLMAGLILFETSQIVHGGETNYILATVTLYVAIYNLFTSLLHILGFLAGDE
- the dnaX gene encoding DNA polymerase III subunit gamma/tau, producing MSYLALARKWRPKRFSEITGQSHVVKVLQGALIHDRIHHAYLFTGTRGVGKTTLARIFAKALNCDQVSDGEPCGRCQTCREVDEGRFADLIEVDAASRTRVEDTRELLENAQFAPTAGRYKIYLIDEVHMLSGHSFNALLKTLEEPPPHVKFLLATTDPQKIPVTVLSRCLQFNLTRLSPAQIERRLAEILAAERVPYEAEALKLLAQAADGSLRDALSLLDQAIVYGDEAVRGAAVAEMLGGVTRRAVQGVVEALAAADARAVMAEVGRLAEQAADFGEVLKTLLSLLHRIALAQQLPETVDQDEARDWLLAQAQALSPEDVQLYYQIGLLGQKDLPWAPDPRTGLEMTLLRMLAFRPAAPGAAPAMPVRKPAAVAEEPAVQEETPMPTPEALPAWNDLVQRMRLPGMVQELAHHCVLEKLEGDRCELVLEPAFEHLAGDRLKARLAEALAAALKRPVKLAIRIGEVNQETPAAAREREQAARQQAAEQAIAGDETVKLIEETFDARIVPGSVRPRKD
- a CDS encoding YbaB/EbfC family nucleoid-associated protein; amino-acid sequence: MKNPLGALMQQAQEMQEKFKQLQEELEQAEVAGEAGGGLVKVVMSGKREVLRLSIDPSLFKEEEKEILEDLVAAAVNDAVHKVERMKQEKMAELAGGMQLPGGMQLPF
- the recR gene encoding recombination mediator RecR produces the protein MDRGDSLQRLMEALRCLPGVGPRGAQRMAFHLLQQDRDGARRLHQCLGEALEKIRRCRVCRTLTEEEVCSRCRDPRRDRSLLCVVETPADVLAVDQATVFQGLFFVLHGHLSPLDGVGPEDLGLDRLERRLGEGEVKEVILATNSTVEGEATAHYVAELARRHGIAVSRIAHGVPVGGELEYLDANTLAYAFEGRRRF
- the rsgA gene encoding ribosome small subunit-dependent GTPase A, which encodes MSVPLRSGLVVAHYGRGWAVEDEQGDIFLCHALRRVPVPCVGDRVRWEQTDPGHGRIVEVLPRKTLLTRPGRGGRLRPVAANLDQVLIVIAPEPPYDLLLVDQYLVVCENHDLTPLIVVNKIDLLDPARRQRLNDDLAPYRALYPVLEVSAKTGLGITALRDALKDKASMFAGQSGVGKSSLLRTLIPDRDVRIGELSATTRRGRHTTTTAMLFHLPEGGILIDTPGVAVFGLAGIDFRQLAHGYREFRPYIPRCRFNDCRHVDDLGCAVRKAVEQGEISQARYRRYLKLLGKLPEIS
- a CDS encoding M48 family metallopeptidase, which codes for MNTFTLIFLAALFASLALEFWLAKRHAHHVRTHRDRVPEEFSGVITPETHRKAADYTLAKLKVIEAGRAWNAVLLLIFTLGGGIDAIDHGLDRFDLGPISHGVTLILTVMLLMSLAELPLSIYQTFVVEEKFSFNRTTPAQFVKDLLLQGALSLAIGAPLLALILWVMESAGPWWWVIAWAILMGFSLLMSWAYPTLIAPLFNKFTPLEDAQLRARIQRLLQRCGFKSQGIFVMDGSRRSGHGNAYFTGLGSNKRIVFFDTLMEALEPEELEAVLAHELGHFKRRHVIKMLLTSAVLSFAGLALLGWLAQQPWFYEGLGVSRPSNATALLLFMLILPVFSTFLQPVLAWIQRKYEFEADEFAAALTGADPLVRSLVKLYRDNAATLTPDPLYAAFHYSHPPAAIRIAHLKRAGGKRETVAA
- the orn gene encoding oligoribonuclease codes for the protein MSDSPENLNLIWIDLEMTGLDPDHDVIIEIATVVTDKDLNVLATGPVIAIHQPEERLAAMDKWNQEHHGASGLIERVRRSQVREREAERQTLEFLKRWVPPGESPMCGNSVCQDRRFLARWMPNLEAYFHYRNLDVSTLKELVRRWAPDLKEGFKKKNAHEALADILESIEELKYYREHFIKY
- a CDS encoding type II toxin-antitoxin system HicB family antitoxin — encoded protein: MSKRTFTLEYWRDEGWYVGRLKEVPGVFSQGATLEELEENLQEAYRLMLEEDAASQDLPPMETKEVVLDVA
- a CDS encoding type II toxin-antitoxin system HicA family toxin; the encoded protein is MKREQFIRELEAAGCRLKRHGSRHDLYVNPRNGKQAPVPRHREIKNTLCRLIRQQLGI
- the gyrA gene encoding DNA gyrase subunit A; its protein translation is MSEFAKEILPVSLEEEMKQSYLDYAMSVIVGRALPDVRDGLKPVHRRVLYSMHELGNDWNKPYKKSARVVGDVIGKYHPHGDSAVYDTIVRMAQPFSMRYVLIDGQGNFGSVDGDPPAAMRYTEVRMARIAHELLADLDKETVDFVPNYDESESEPAVLPAKVPNLLVNGSAGIAVGMATNIPPHNLTEVINGTLALIDDPDITIDGLMAHIPGPDFPTGAIINGAKGIRQAYETGRGRIYLRACSHVETAGGSGRQSIVVTELPYQVNKARLIEKIASLVKEGKLEGIAALRDESDKDGMRMVIELKRGEQPDVILNNLYQHTQLQNVFGINMVALVDGRPRCLNLKEILEAFVDHRREVVTRRTLYELRKARERVHVLEGLAVALANIDEMIELIKSSPSPVEAKEAMLARVWKPGVVQAYLERAGADRTRPEGLAPEYGLGPDGYRLSPVQAQAILDLRLHRLTGLEQDKIVKEYEDLLARIDELLAILGSDRRLLEVIREELIALRDQFGDARRTEIYQEERSLSREDLISEEAVVVTLTHAGYAKAQPLSEYRAQRRGGRGKAAAATKEEDFVEKLLVANTHDTLLCFSSQGKVYGLKVYELPMAGRTSRGKPIVNLLPLEENERINAVLPVRDFAAGSFIFMATAAGVVKKTPLKEFENLRSNGKIAIDLKPGDVLVKADLTDGSQDVMLFSSGGKAVCFNEAEVRSMGRTAGGVRGMKLPEGDRVIAMIIGTEGTVLTVTENGYGKRTRLDEFPRHKRGGQGVIAIQPSERNGRLVGAVLVHDDDEIMLITTGGTLVRTRVREIPVLGRNTQGVRIIRLGKGEKLVGVDRIEQWEEEE